A single window of Eucalyptus grandis isolate ANBG69807.140 chromosome 1, ASM1654582v1, whole genome shotgun sequence DNA harbors:
- the LOC104433788 gene encoding anthocyanidin 3-O-glucosyltransferase 2: MSAKSELVFIPFAGPGHLVSMVEMAKLLVDRDDRLSITVLIMKFPFESEIDSYIESLTASVAAHIRFVLLPRRSHSLRTSPVAFIYHFMESYKADVREAVAELSACGSPQLAGLVLDMFCTSMIDVAVEFGVPSYIFFPSGAAILGVMLHFQSLQGEQHMDPTRLKGSDAELDFPCLANPLPAAKFLPLAVFMEEDCRIFLELPLRYRETKGILVNTFAELEPHAMEVLASLGAPVVYSVGPILNIKVESKKGFEILDWLDQQPDASVVFLCFGSGGYFDLHQTKEIAHALERSRYRFLWSLRQPPAKGKLEALRDYADPAKVLPEGFLNRTAGVGRVIGWAPQVAILAHPAIGGFVSHCGWNSALESIWFGMPVAAWPQYAEQHFNAFHLVVELGLAAEIKMDYRRDLVKGSDDVVMANEIERGIRKLMEGEEARERRKKVKEVSEKSRKALMEGGSSYLSLARFIEDVCSQ, encoded by the coding sequence ATGAGTGCTAAATCCGAGCTCGTGTTCATCCCATTTGCGGGCCCTGGCCACCTGGTGTCGATGGTGGAGATGGCCAAGCTCCTCGTCGACCGTGATGATCGGCTCTCCATCACCGTCCTCATCATGAAGTTCCCCTTCGAATCGGAGATTGATTCCTACATCGAGTCGCTCACTGCCTCCGTGGCTGCCCACATCCGCTTCGTCCTCCTCCCTAGGCGAAGCCACTCCCTGAGAACGTCTCCCGTGGCCTTCATCTATCACTTTATGGAGAGCTACAAAGCCGACGTTCGAGAAGCCGTCGCTGAGCTCTCTGCCTGCGGCTCGCCACAGCTTGCTGGGCTTGTCCTCGACATGTTTTGCACCTCAATGATTGATGTGGCTGTTGAGTTCGGCGTCCCTTCCTACATTTTCTTCCCATCAGGCGCGGCGATCCTTGGAGTCATGTTGCACTTCCAGTCTCTCCAAGGCGAGCAACACATGGACCCGACCAGGCTCAAGGGCTCTGATGCCGAGCTGGACTTTCCGTGCTTAGCTAACCCGCTGCCTGCCGCCAAGTTCTTGCCCTTGGCAGTGTTTATGGAAGAAGACTGCCGGATATTCTTGGAGCTCCCCCTGAGGTATAGGGAAACCAAGGGAATTTTGGTAAATACGTTCGCTGAGCTCGAACCGCACGCTATGGAAGTCCTGGCCAGCCTAGGAGCACCCGTGGTGTACTCCGTGGGCCCCATACTAAACATCAAGGTTGAGAGCAAAAAGGGTTTCGAGATCCTGGACTGGCTCGACCAGCAGCCAGATGCGTCAGTGGTGTTCCTGTGCTTCGGGAGCGGGGGGTACTTCGACTTGCACCAGACAAAAGAGATTGCCCACGCGTTGGAGCGGAGCAGGTACCGCTTCCTGTGGTCCCTACGACAGCCTCCGGCGAAGGGCAAGCTGGAAGCCCTCCGGGACTACGCAGATCCCGCAAAGGTCCTGCCCGAGGGTTTTCTTAATAGGACAGCGGGGGTTGGGAGAGTGATCGGGTGGGCCCCACAGGTCGCAATCTTGGCCCACCCAGCCATCGGAGGGTTTGTGTCtcactgcgggtggaactccGCCCTAGAAAGCATATGGTTTGGCATGCCGGTCGCCGCATGGCCCCAATATGCGGAGCAACATTTCAACGCATTCCACTTGGTGGTGGAGCTCGGTCTCGCGGCGGAGATCAAGATGGATTATCGAAGAGATCTGGTCAAAGGTAGTGACGATGTCGTGATGGCAAATGAAATAGAGAGAGGTATAAGGAAGTTAATGGAGGGCGAGGAGGCtagggagaggaggaagaaggtgaaGGAAGTGAGCGAGAAGAGTAGGAAGGCTTTGATGGAGGGTGGCTCTTCTTACTTGTCTTTGGCTCGCTTCATCGAGGATGTTTGCAGTCAATGA